A genomic window from Caloranaerobacter ferrireducens includes:
- a CDS encoding NYN domain-containing protein translates to MKKKYDEYLFIDGYNIINAWSDLKELKDVSLEAARDKLIEIMGEYQEYAGVKVVIVFDAHLVKGSMNKKEIINGIEVVFTKEMETADHYIEKVLDSIGRMKRVKVATSDWTEQQIVLGRGGMRISARELKEEINKMKRKIQKNTEQNKKRVDDLIFSRIDSETLKKLEKWRKNI, encoded by the coding sequence ATGAAGAAAAAGTATGATGAGTATTTATTTATAGATGGATATAATATTATTAATGCATGGTCTGACTTGAAAGAGCTTAAAGATGTAAGTTTAGAGGCAGCAAGAGATAAGCTTATTGAAATCATGGGAGAATATCAAGAATATGCTGGAGTGAAAGTTGTAATAGTTTTTGATGCACATTTAGTTAAAGGAAGTATGAATAAAAAAGAAATAATAAATGGAATAGAAGTTGTTTTTACTAAAGAGATGGAAACAGCAGACCATTATATAGAAAAGGTGTTAGATTCTATAGGAAGAATGAAAAGAGTCAAAGTAGCTACATCTGATTGGACTGAACAGCAAATTGTTTTAGGTAGAGGCGGTATGAGAATATCTGCAAGAGAACTTAAAGAAGAGATAAATAAGATGAAAAGAAAAATTCAAAAGAATACAGAACAAAACAAGAAGCGAGTTGATGATTTAATATTTTCTAGAATTGATAGTGAAACGCTTAAAAAGCTTGAAAAATGGAGAAAAAACATATGA
- a CDS encoding Mini-ribonuclease 3: MKILKKVQNGGEYSHMTDDYFNTIIFGGNGWNKNKVKMLSPLQLAYIGDAIYELLIRTYLLSKKNISVNELHKEAIRYVKAKAQANIVHNLQDKLTEEEWSVIKRGRNAKSGSAPKNADLIDYKYATGFEALMGYLYLVGNDERIHEIFDMIISMYAENEG; encoded by the coding sequence TTGAAGATACTAAAGAAGGTACAAAATGGAGGAGAATATAGTCATATGACAGATGATTATTTTAATACAATAATCTTTGGAGGAAATGGCTGGAATAAAAATAAGGTTAAAATGTTATCTCCATTACAATTAGCTTACATTGGAGATGCTATTTATGAGTTATTAATAAGAACGTATTTATTAAGTAAGAAAAATATTTCCGTAAATGAATTGCATAAAGAAGCAATTAGATATGTTAAAGCTAAGGCCCAAGCTAATATTGTTCATAATTTGCAAGATAAACTTACTGAAGAAGAGTGGTCTGTAATTAAAAGAGGGCGAAATGCTAAATCTGGTTCTGCTCCAAAAAATGCTGATTTGATTGATTATAAGTATGCAACAGGATTTGAGGCTTTGATGGGTTATTTATATCTTGTGGGGAATGATGAAAGAATACATGAGATATTTGATATGATTATTAGTATGTATGCTGAAAATGAAGGATAA
- the sigH gene encoding RNA polymerase sporulation sigma factor SigH, with translation MGLSVHKECDYDDYHDMVDEEIVESARNGDTEALEFLIKKYKNFVRAKARSYFLIGADKEDIIQEGMIGLYKAIRDYKQDKLTSFKAFAELCITRQIITAIKTATRQKHIPLNSYISLNKPIYDEESDRTLLDILSGVKIMDPEELIISREELKNIESKIGEILSDLEWEVLIYYLQGKSYQEIAVELNRHVKSIDNALQRVKRKLERYLETKDL, from the coding sequence GTGGGTCTTAGCGTACATAAAGAATGCGATTATGATGATTATCATGATATGGTAGATGAAGAAATAGTAGAAAGTGCAAGAAATGGTGATACAGAAGCCCTAGAGTTTTTGATTAAAAAATACAAAAATTTTGTTAGGGCTAAGGCTAGATCATATTTTTTAATTGGAGCGGATAAGGAAGATATAATTCAAGAGGGAATGATTGGACTTTATAAGGCTATTCGTGATTATAAACAGGACAAGCTCACTTCTTTTAAGGCTTTTGCTGAACTGTGTATAACTAGACAGATTATTACAGCAATTAAAACTGCCACTAGACAGAAGCATATCCCTTTAAATTCTTATATTTCATTAAACAAACCTATATATGATGAAGAATCAGATAGGACTCTTCTAGATATATTATCAGGTGTAAAAATAATGGATCCAGAAGAACTGATTATTAGTAGAGAAGAATTAAAGAATATTGAAAGTAAAATAGGAGAAATTTTAAGCGATTTGGAATGGGAAGTACTTATATATTATCTTCAAGGCAAATCCTATCAAGAAATAGCTGTTGAATTAAACAGACATGTGAAGTCGATTGATAATGCTTTGCAGAGAGTAAAAAGAAAATTAGAAAGATACCTTGAAACAAAGGACTTGTAG
- the cysE gene encoding serine O-acetyltransferase, whose amino-acid sequence MFKTLREDIKAVFERDPAVKSLLEVILCYPGLHAIIIYRIAHWFYKRKLFLIARLLSHVGRFLTGIEIHPGAKIGKGIFIDHGMGVVIGETTEIGDNVTIYQGATLGGTGKEKGKRHPTIGNNVVISSGAKVLGPFKVGDNSKIGAGAVVLKEVPPNCTVVGVPGRIVIKDNKKVSGTKKEIDLDQVRLPDPIAQELECLRKRVTELENIIYNLKGGKNNETL is encoded by the coding sequence ATGTTTAAAACTCTTAGAGAAGATATTAAAGCTGTATTTGAAAGAGACCCAGCAGTTAAGAGTTTATTAGAAGTAATTTTATGTTATCCTGGTCTTCATGCAATAATTATATATAGGATAGCACATTGGTTTTATAAAAGAAAATTATTTTTAATTGCAAGACTATTGTCTCATGTTGGTAGGTTTCTAACAGGTATAGAAATACACCCAGGTGCAAAAATAGGGAAAGGGATTTTTATTGATCATGGCATGGGTGTAGTTATTGGAGAAACTACTGAGATAGGTGATAATGTAACAATATATCAAGGAGCAACACTAGGTGGTACAGGAAAAGAAAAAGGAAAAAGACATCCAACTATAGGGAATAATGTAGTAATAAGTAGTGGTGCTAAGGTGTTGGGACCATTTAAAGTAGGAGACAATTCAAAGATTGGAGCAGGAGCTGTTGTATTAAAAGAAGTACCTCCAAATTGTACAGTTGTAGGGGTACCTGGTAGAATTGTAATTAAAGATAACAAAAAAGTTTCAGGTACGAAAAAAGAAATTGATTTAGACCAAGTTAGATTACCTGACCCAATAGCACAAGAGTTAGAATGCTTAAGAAAGAGAGTTACAGAATTAGAAAACATTATTTACAACTTGAAGGGAGGAAAAAATAATGAAACTTTATAA
- the rlmB gene encoding 23S rRNA (guanosine(2251)-2'-O)-methyltransferase RlmB: protein MQKQGLIEGRNPVLEALKSDRNIEKIMIAKGAEKGSVKKIKAIAKEKGIVIQYVDRNKLDSISATNSHQGVIAIASAYEYKTVEDILNYAENRNEDPFIIILDGIKDPHNLGAIMRTAECAGVHGIIIPKRRSVGLTPVVAKSSAGAIEYLPVAKVSNIVYTMEELKEKGIWICGTDMDGESNYYEKDLRGPLAIVIGSEGEGMSRLVKEKCDFLVKIPMKGNVTSLNASVAASILTYEVLRQRSLER from the coding sequence TTGCAAAAGCAAGGTTTAATAGAAGGAAGAAATCCTGTACTAGAAGCATTAAAGTCAGATAGAAATATAGAAAAGATAATGATCGCAAAAGGTGCTGAAAAGGGTTCTGTAAAAAAGATAAAAGCAATAGCTAAGGAAAAAGGAATTGTAATACAATATGTAGATAGAAACAAGCTAGACTCTATTTCTGCTACAAATTCACATCAGGGAGTTATAGCTATAGCTTCAGCTTATGAATATAAAACGGTTGAAGATATATTAAACTATGCTGAGAATCGGAACGAAGACCCATTTATAATAATATTAGATGGAATTAAAGATCCTCATAATTTAGGAGCTATTATGAGAACTGCTGAATGTGCTGGCGTTCATGGGATTATCATACCTAAAAGAAGATCAGTTGGATTAACTCCAGTAGTCGCCAAGAGTTCCGCTGGTGCTATAGAATATTTGCCAGTAGCGAAAGTTTCTAATATTGTTTATACAATGGAGGAATTAAAAGAAAAAGGCATTTGGATATGCGGAACAGATATGGATGGGGAATCTAATTATTATGAAAAAGACTTAAGAGGCCCTTTAGCGATTGTAATAGGTAGCGAGGGAGAGGGAATGAGTCGTTTAGTTAAAGAAAAATGCGACTTTCTAGTGAAAATACCTATGAAAGGGAACGTTACATCTCTAAATGCATCTGTTGCCGCTTCTATCTTGACTTATGAAGTATTAAGACAGAGGAGCTTGGAACGTTGA
- the cysS gene encoding cysteine--tRNA ligase, whose protein sequence is MKLYNTLTRTKEEFKPIDSDKVTMYVCGPTVYNYIHVGNARPLVVFDVLRRYFEYKGYDVDYIVNFTDIDDKMIKKANEEGTTVKEVADRFINEYFIDAKGLLLKEETTSHPRATEYISDIIEFIKGLEEKGYAYSVNGNVYFDTTKMKDYGKLSKKNIDELIAGARIEVNQEKKNPTDFALWKNEKPGEPSWESPWGKGRPGWHIECSVMAKKLLGDTIDIHAGGEDLQFPHHENEIAQSESLNGKPFANYWLHNAMVNVDDQKMSKSKMNFFTVREIGKEFDLEVLRFFILSAHYRSPINFNKELVKQAKNGLDRLYNGKRNLEHLLEMSKDEELLDKDKKTIEDIDKFKEKFISSMEDDLNTADAISALFELVRYANTNINAESPKEVVKKAYDTLMELSGILGILSKKEEIVDEEIIKLIEERNKARKEKNYQLADKIRDELKEKGILLEDTKEGTKWRRI, encoded by the coding sequence ATGAAACTTTATAATACTTTGACAAGAACTAAAGAGGAATTTAAACCAATAGACTCTGATAAAGTTACAATGTACGTATGTGGTCCTACGGTTTACAATTATATTCATGTAGGAAATGCAAGACCATTAGTAGTATTCGATGTATTGAGAAGATATTTTGAGTATAAAGGCTATGATGTTGATTATATCGTGAACTTTACAGACATTGATGACAAGATGATAAAAAAGGCTAATGAAGAAGGTACAACTGTTAAAGAAGTAGCTGATAGGTTTATAAATGAATATTTTATAGATGCTAAAGGACTTTTATTGAAAGAGGAGACTACAAGTCATCCTAGAGCAACTGAGTATATTTCCGATATTATTGAGTTCATTAAAGGTTTAGAAGAAAAAGGATATGCTTATAGTGTAAATGGCAATGTATATTTTGATACAACTAAAATGAAAGATTATGGTAAACTTTCAAAGAAAAATATAGATGAGCTTATTGCAGGAGCTAGAATAGAAGTAAATCAAGAGAAGAAAAATCCTACTGATTTTGCACTTTGGAAGAATGAAAAGCCAGGTGAACCTTCATGGGAGAGTCCATGGGGTAAAGGGAGGCCAGGATGGCATATTGAATGTTCTGTTATGGCAAAAAAATTGTTAGGTGATACAATAGATATTCATGCAGGTGGCGAAGATTTGCAATTTCCACATCATGAGAATGAAATAGCTCAAAGTGAGAGTTTGAATGGAAAGCCATTTGCTAACTATTGGCTTCATAATGCGATGGTAAATGTAGATGATCAAAAAATGTCTAAATCAAAGATGAATTTCTTTACAGTTAGAGAAATCGGTAAAGAATTTGATTTGGAAGTATTAAGATTTTTCATATTATCAGCTCATTACAGAAGTCCAATTAATTTCAACAAAGAACTTGTAAAGCAGGCTAAAAATGGATTAGATAGATTGTATAACGGAAAGAGAAATTTAGAGCATTTATTGGAAATGAGTAAAGATGAAGAATTACTAGATAAAGATAAAAAGACAATTGAAGATATTGACAAATTTAAAGAAAAGTTTATATCAAGTATGGAAGATGATTTGAATACTGCAGATGCTATTTCTGCATTGTTTGAATTAGTGAGATATGCAAATACTAATATTAATGCAGAAAGTCCTAAAGAAGTTGTGAAAAAAGCTTATGATACATTAATGGAGTTAAGTGGTATTTTAGGAATACTTTCAAAGAAAGAAGAAATAGTTGATGAAGAGATTATAAAGCTTATTGAGGAGAGAAACAAAGCAAGAAAAGAAAAGAACTATCAACTAGCAGATAAGATAAGAGACGAATTGAAAGAAAAAGGGATACTTCTTGAAGATACTAAAGAAGGTACAAAATGGAGGAGAATATAG
- the thyX gene encoding FAD-dependent thymidylate synthase: MKVRLLRYTPEPEKLVASAAKLCYSPVGIEKIEESLDDDKIVNFLDMLMSLGHESPVEHATFTFAVEGVSRVLTHQLVRHRIASYSQQSQRYVKLQQFEYIIPPSIKDNEKAKKMFIKAMEDDQKYYNQLTKVLYEDILNKLIKDGYPEAKARKIAEKKAIEDARYVFPNACETKIVFTMNARSLFNFFKHRCCNRAQWEIRNLAIEMLKLVKGVAPTLFKYSGPACLYGDCPEGSMSCGKMKEVREKFKNLIPKG, from the coding sequence TTGAAAGTAAGATTATTAAGATACACCCCTGAACCAGAAAAGTTGGTGGCATCTGCTGCTAAATTATGCTATTCACCTGTTGGGATTGAAAAGATAGAAGAAAGCTTAGATGACGATAAAATAGTAAATTTTCTTGATATGCTTATGAGTTTAGGACACGAATCTCCTGTAGAGCATGCAACATTTACTTTTGCAGTAGAAGGTGTAAGTAGAGTGCTTACGCATCAATTAGTTAGGCATAGGATAGCTTCATATTCTCAGCAATCGCAAAGATATGTTAAACTTCAGCAGTTTGAATATATTATACCTCCTTCAATAAAAGATAATGAAAAAGCTAAAAAAATGTTTATTAAAGCTATGGAAGATGATCAAAAATACTATAATCAATTAACAAAAGTTTTATATGAAGATATTTTGAATAAATTAATAAAGGACGGATATCCTGAAGCTAAAGCTAGGAAAATTGCTGAAAAAAAAGCTATTGAAGATGCTCGCTACGTTTTTCCTAATGCTTGTGAAACTAAGATTGTTTTTACGATGAATGCGAGATCGCTTTTCAACTTTTTTAAACATAGATGTTGCAATAGAGCTCAATGGGAGATTAGAAACTTGGCAATAGAGATGCTAAAATTAGTTAAAGGTGTTGCGCCTACGCTTTTTAAGTATTCGGGACCTGCTTGTCTATATGGCGATTGTCCAGAAGGTAGTATGTCATGTGGGAAAATGAAAGAGGTAAGAGAAAAATTTAAAAATCTTATACCAAAGGGTTAA